Sequence from the Rutidosis leptorrhynchoides isolate AG116_Rl617_1_P2 chromosome 3, CSIRO_AGI_Rlap_v1, whole genome shotgun sequence genome:
tatgtatatgtataatgtatataataattttaacatGATCAACTTATAGGTCTATCATCTTATCCGCCAACTCATTTATCGCGTCCTCATAAAGAAAAATCTGGAATTGCAAGCTCAATAACTCAAAATTACATTTGAACAATATGCAATTAGTCAAGCTCAACCTTAAGATCTCAAATAGCCCGAAAACATACTTTTATAACTATATATCATTAAAAACAAGTTCAATTTGAGCTCAATCCTAAACGATACATATCAATAACATAAGCAACAACATTTGTTTCTATATACGAACTGACTACTTATATGTAAGCTCATATTTCAAAATCTCTACTCATTTGCACCCCTAATTTAAATATTATCAATAGACAAAACATTTAAATTTCATACCTGACTCATATTAGCAGTAGAACTGAGACCCAAATCAGCCAATGTTGGAATCTCACCAGCCTCTACATTACAACCAGATGGCAAACCTTTAAACTGATCAAGAACTTCAATAGTATTTCTTAGTTTTACACCCTTAATTTTATCCCTAAATTCAGAATACTTTGTTGGCATTTCTTCTAATTTAAAAGGTAAATCTTCAATATGATACAATGTACTTCCCCAAAAGTATTTAATTTCCACCCCTTCATCTTTCAATGCATTTTCAATCTTACCCTCACCTTTAACCTCATCATTAGACACTTCCCTATGAGTATACACAGCCTCTGCTCCAACTTCCTTAACCAATTCGGATAATACGGTTTCGGGTTTTCCGATTCGGACAATAAGATCCGACCCTTTTGCCTGAAGATTCTTTCTTAAATCTGAAACGGATTCAATCAAGAAAGATGCTTGATTTGCACCAGCTTTATCAAACCCAGATGATGATTTCCCAAAATCTTTAACATCAAAGCAATAAACAGGTAAAACAGATAAAGATTCATTATTAGCAGAGTTTAAAGATTCATTATCTTGAACACGGAGGTCGTTACGGAACCATACGACGGAGACACGGCGGAGACCTGCGGCGGCTGAGGGGTCAGTGGGCCGGCGAGGGTTTAAAGATAGGGGATTTTGAAGTGGGGTTGAAGAAAGTTTTGATTTTGATACTGATTTGGGAAGTGGGTGTGAGGTGGATTGAAGAGAAAGGTTAAAAAGTGATGAAATTTGAGATGGGATTTTTAGGGTTGTTGGGAATTTGGGGGTGATTTGGGGTGGTGAAATGAAATATGTTGGAAGGAATTGAGGGAGTGAAAGTGTGATTGATGT
This genomic interval carries:
- the LOC139899406 gene encoding blue-light photoreceptor PHR2-like, producing MDPKLQDSQNPDLKTPPADNQQSNSNLPIIPFTSITLSLPQFLPTYFISPPQITPKFPTTLKIPSQISSLFNLSLQSTSHPLPKSVSKSKLSSTPLQNPLSLNPRRPTDPSAAAGLRRVSVVWFRNDLRVQDNESLNSANNESLSVLPVYCFDVKDFGKSSSGFDKAGANQASFLIESVSDLRKNLQAKGSDLIVRIGKPETVLSELVKEVGAEAVYTHREVSNDEVKGEGKIENALKDEGVEIKYFWGSTLYHIEDLPFKLEEMPTKYSEFRDKIKGVKLRNTIEVLDQFKGLPSGCNVEAGEIPTLADLGLSSTANMSQVKPVSTGPLIGGETEALNRLKRFAAEFKAQPPKETKDGNNDTVYGANFSCKISPWLTVGCVSPRLMFDELKKSASRTISGESNGNNEDDGMNWLMYELLWRDFFRFITRKCSSSKKHNIAPVTV